GCCAGGAACAAGCCCGAGCCGCCCACTACCGCAAACGACTCAAACCGCCATAAGTCACGACCCGCCGTTGCAGTACTAGGCCTTTTCGTCAGCGGATCGGCTTGCGGAGCGGTCCAACCTGGTGAGTGCCCCGAAGCCGGCGACGAAGCGCGGCAACAGGTGGGCCAGCGCCGCGCGGTCGTCGTCGCTCCAGTCGTTGGTCACCTCGGCGACAACCCGTCTGCGAAAGTCGTGGATGCGGGCGATCACGTCCTCGCCGCCGGCGGTGAGGACGAGCAACGAACGGCGTCCGTCACGTTGGTCGGCGGCGCGGCGGATCAGCGCGGCCCGCAGCGCCAGGCCGGCGAGTCGGCTGGCGCGTGGCTGGTCCACGTCGAGTTGGGTGGCGACGTCGGTGACGGTGAGGTTGTCACCGCGTTCGGTGGCCGCCGCCAGCACGTCGAGGAACTCGAACACGGCGTCAGGCAGGTTCGTGAGGTCGTCGGCCCGCCCGCCGCGGCGGCGCGA
The sequence above is a segment of the Micromonospora sp. WMMA1363 genome. Coding sequences within it:
- a CDS encoding MarR family winged helix-turn-helix transcriptional regulator, giving the protein MNLSKIMHEVIVTDKATQIAAIEAALVALRRAQRRRALAGLSRRRGGRADDLTNLPDAVFEFLDVLAAATERGDNLTVTDVATQLDVDQPRASRLAGLALRAALIRRAADQRDGRRSLLVLTAGGEDVIARIHDFRRRVVAEVTNDWSDDDRAALAHLLPRFVAGFGALTRLDRSASRSADEKA